One Candidatus Desulfatibia profunda genomic window carries:
- a CDS encoding sigma-54-dependent Fis family transcriptional regulator — translation MKSEVKIDGQSLQKRLLIIDDEENMRHMLSALLSKSGYRVETASDGAEALDMVDQTLYDFILCDLKMPKMSGMEFVENARDKLWATTVIMMSAYGSIDTAVEAMKKGAYDYISKPFKSDEVLLALKKAEERESLKRENRWLKERIRKIQENYHFGNMVSKSEAMQAVFKLAEKVAQYNTTVLICGDSGTGKELVARGIHFKGERSKKPLVPVNCGGIPENLLESELFGYIKGAFTGADRNKKGLFQEADGGTIFLDEIGELPLSLQVKLLRVLQENEIRPVGGSKTMKVDVRIIAATAKNLEDEVRQGTFREDLFYRLNVLSIKLPPLKDRPEDIPLLSQHFINKFNISLDKDIKGITPAALSLLLKHNWPGNVRELENVIERAMVLSEEPNLLPDNFPLKPGSETETNTLDGLFEGYSLKEAQKVLEKQFITRALRATNGNRTQAAQLLEISHPSLLSKIKAYNIKT, via the coding sequence ATGAAAAGTGAAGTTAAAATAGACGGCCAGTCTCTCCAAAAGCGTCTGCTGATCATCGATGATGAAGAAAACATGCGTCATATGCTGTCCGCGCTGCTCAGCAAATCCGGCTATCGTGTCGAGACAGCATCTGACGGGGCAGAAGCCTTGGATATGGTTGATCAAACCTTATACGATTTTATCCTCTGTGACCTTAAGATGCCCAAAATGAGTGGCATGGAATTTGTTGAAAACGCGCGTGACAAGCTGTGGGCAACCACCGTTATCATGATGTCAGCATACGGCAGCATAGATACTGCTGTTGAAGCTATGAAGAAGGGGGCCTACGATTATATATCCAAGCCGTTTAAATCCGATGAGGTTCTGCTCGCCTTGAAAAAGGCGGAAGAGCGGGAAAGTTTAAAAAGGGAAAACCGTTGGTTGAAGGAACGGATTCGTAAAATTCAAGAAAATTATCATTTCGGCAACATGGTGTCGAAAAGCGAGGCTATGCAAGCGGTATTCAAGCTTGCAGAGAAGGTGGCCCAATACAATACCACGGTGTTGATTTGCGGTGATAGTGGAACAGGGAAAGAATTGGTTGCAAGGGGAATTCATTTCAAAGGAGAACGATCGAAAAAGCCGCTTGTTCCCGTGAACTGTGGCGGAATTCCTGAAAATCTGCTGGAGAGTGAGCTTTTTGGATATATAAAGGGCGCCTTCACCGGGGCGGACAGAAATAAAAAGGGGCTGTTTCAGGAAGCAGATGGTGGTACGATTTTCCTTGATGAAATCGGCGAACTGCCGCTCTCTTTGCAGGTGAAGCTTCTGAGGGTGTTGCAGGAAAATGAAATACGACCGGTCGGCGGTTCCAAGACCATGAAGGTCGACGTTCGTATCATCGCGGCAACGGCAAAAAATCTGGAGGACGAAGTTCGGCAAGGTACATTTCGTGAAGACCTTTTTTACAGGCTGAATGTGTTATCAATCAAACTGCCGCCACTTAAGGATCGTCCCGAAGATATCCCGCTTTTAAGCCAGCATTTTATTAATAAGTTTAACATCAGCCTGGATAAGGACATAAAGGGGATAACGCCGGCTGCCTTGTCTTTGTTACTGAAGCACAACTGGCCGGGGAATGTCAGGGAACTGGAAAACGTCATTGAAAGGGCAATGGTTTTGTCAGAAGAACCGAATCTTTTGCCGGATAACTTTCCGCTTAAACCAGGATCTGAAACGGAAACAAATACCCTTGACGGCCTGTTTGAAGGATATTCCCTAAAGGAGGCTCAGAAGGTTCTGGAAAAACAATTCATTACCCGGGCCCTGCGGGCAACAAACGGCAACCGCACGCAAGCTGCCCAATTGCTTGAAATCAGTCATCCTTCTTTGTTAAGTAAGATCAAGGCTTATAATATTAAAACTTAG